In the genome of Bombus affinis isolate iyBomAffi1 chromosome 7, iyBomAffi1.2, whole genome shotgun sequence, one region contains:
- the LOC126918979 gene encoding cytochrome P450 9e2-like, translating to MVSAFFTLLTGLFLLLCSYLYLRYNHWKRNGIPTAKEYVPILGHMLPVFMKRIHFGQFIRKVYEEHKDYSMVGIYNGTIPTLILREPNLVKTVLQSNFSSFHENAFKIDPNVDPLTAKNPFFCTGDAWLNGRKRLTYAFSNARLKVLFAAVNGVCKKFEDFLNRQLETKNKFEVELKPLFLRFTGEVVANAGLGIEGHCFADETTPNAFDQLTGDVLVASLTNLFWRYFPAIASLLKFKLLPKRLDQFFRKVVAENLEIRRSEPIYRNDFLQLMIDMEKIGEKVDEDVIAAHALSFFLDGTETSSLTLNYIGYDLAVHPDVQEKLRKEVMSKIEEHGGFTYEALKEMTYMNQVISESQRCHTIGGFLHKVCTDEFELQGLDGLTYRAKPGTNIIIPAEGLHCDPKYWIDPEVFDPERFNEERRQTIEKMTFLPFGDGPRICVGMRMAMLQMKACIASLLRNYRLELSPKTQVPLKISPKYLLSEVDGGIWVYISKL from the coding sequence ATGGTGTCTGCATTTTTTACGCTCCTTACAGGGTTGTTTCTACTATTGTGTTCGTATTTGTATTTGAGGTACAACCATTGGAAGAGAAATGGAATTCCTACTGCTAAAGAGTATGTTCCAATCCTCGGCCACATGTTACCCGTATTCATGAAAAGAATACACTTTGGCCAATTTATCCGAAAAGTATACGAAGAGCACAAAGATTACAGCATGGTCGGAATATACAACGGAACAATACCAACACTAATTCTTCGAGAGCCTAATTTAGTAAAAACCGTGCTGCAAAGTAATTTCTCCAGTTTCCACGAAAATGCATTCAAAATCGACCCAAATGTGGATCCTCTTACGGCTAAAAATCCGTTTTTTTGCACTGGAGACGCATGGCTGAACGGAAGAAAACGTCTAACCTACGCGTTTTCCAACGCTAGATTGAAGGTTCTTTTCGCAGCTGTCAACGGGGTCTGTAAGAAATTCGAAGATTTCTTGAACAGACAACTAGAAACGAAGAACAAGTTCGAAGTCGAGTTGAAACCGTTATTCTTAAGATTCACTGGTGAAGTTGTAGCAAACGCTGGCTTAGGAATCGAAGGTCATTGTTTCGCGGATGAAACAACTCCCAATGCTTTCGATCAGCTTACTGGAGATGTGTTAGTCGCATCACTAACAAATTTATTCTGGCGATACTTTCCCGCTATTGCTAGTTTGTTGAAGTTCAAATTACTTCCCAAACGATTAGACCAATTCTTTAGAAAGGTTGTTGCAGAAAATTTAGAAATCAGACGAAGCGAGCCGATATACAGAAATGATTTCCTTCAATTAATGATCGACATGGAAAAAATTGGGGAGAAAGTCGACGAAGATGTTATAGCGGCCCATGCACTTTCCTTCTTCCTTGATGGAACCGAGACGTCCAGTCTTACCTTAAATTACATTGGATATGACTTGGCCGTTCATCCAGACGTTCAAGAAAAGCTGAGAAAGGAAGTGATGTCTAAGATCGAAGAACACGGAGGTTTTACGTACGAAGCATTGAAGGAGATGACGTATATGAATCAAGTGATTAGCGAATCTCAAAGATGTCACACGATTGGAGGTTTCTTGCATAAAGTATGCACAGATGAGTTCGAGCTACAAGGCTTAGATGGATTAACCTATCGTGCGAAACCTGGGACGAATATAATTATACCCGCTGAGGGTCTGCATTGTGATCCAAAGTATTGGATCGATCCAGAAGTTTTCGATCCGGAACGATTCAACGAAGAGAGAAGACAAACTATAGAAAAAATGACATTCCTTCCTTTCGGCGATGGTCCAAGAATTTGCGTTGGAATGAGAATGGCTATGCTACAGATGAAGGCGTGTATAGCTAGTTTGCTGCGAAACTACAGATTGGAATTATCACCAAAAACGCAAGTGCCACTGAAAATATCGCCGAAGTATCTTCTGTCGGAAGTAGATGGTGGTATTTGGGTATATATCTCTAAGCTGTAA
- the LOC126918978 gene encoding cytochrome P450 9e2-like, whose product MVSAFFTLLTGLFLLLCSYLYLRYNHWKRNGIPTAKGYVPILGHMLPVFMKRIHFGQFIRKVYDEHKDYSMVGIYNGTIPTLILREPNLVKTVLQSNFSSFHENAFKINPNVDPLLAKNLFFCTGDAWLNGRKRLTYAFSNTRLKVLFAAVNGVCKKFEDFLNRQLETKNKFEVELKPLFLRFTGEVVANAGLGIEGHCFADETTPNAFDQLTGDTLTTSLTNLIWQYFPSIGSLLKLKILPKRLDQFFRKVVAENLEIRRSESIYRNDFLQLMIDMEKIGEKVDEDAIAAHALSFFLDGTETSSLTLNYIGYDLAVHPDVQEKLRKEVMSKIEKHGGFTYEALKEMTYMNQVISESQRCHTIAGFLHKVCTDEFELQGSDGLTYRAKPGMNIIISSDGLQCDPKYWIDPEVFDPERFNEERRQTVEKMTFLPFSDGPRICVGMRMAMLQMKACLACLLRNYKLELSPRTQVPLKILPNYFMMEVVGGIWVYITKL is encoded by the coding sequence ATGGTGTCTGCATTTTTTACGCTCCTTACAGGGCTGTTTCTACTATTGTGTTCGTATTTGTATTTGAGGTACAACCATTGGAAGAGAAATGGAATTCCTACTGCTAAAGGGTATGTACCAATCCTCGGCCACATGTTACCCGTATTCATGAAAAGAATACACTTTGGCCAATTTATCCGAAAAGTATACGACGAGCACAAAGATTACAGCATGGTCGGAATATACAACGGAACAATACCAACACTAATTCTTCGAGAGCCTAATTTAGTAAAAACCGTGCTGCAAAGTAATTTCTCGAGCTTCCACGAAAATGCATTCAAAATCAACCCAAATGTGGATCCTCTTCTGGCTAAAAATCTGTTTTTTTGCACTGGAGACGCATGGCTGAACGGAAGAAAACGTCTAACCTACGCGTTTTCCAACACTAGATTGAAGGTTCTTTTCGCAGCTGTCAACGGGGTCTGTAAGAAATTCGAAGATTTCTTGAACAGACAACTAGAAACGAAGAACAAGTTCGAAGTCGAGTTGAAACCGTTATTCTTAAGATTCACTGGTGAAGTTGTAGCAAACGCTGGATTAGGCATCGAAGGTCATTGTTTCGCGGATGAAACAACTCCCAATGCTTTCGATCAGCTTACTGGAGACACGTTAACCACATCACTAACAAATTTAATCTGGCAATACTTTCCCTCCATTGGTAGTTTGTTGAAGCTCAAAATACTTCCCAAACGATTAGACCAATTCTTTAGAAAGGTTGTTGCAGAAAATTTAGAAATCAGACGAAGCGAGTCGATATACAGAAATGATTTCCTTCAATTAATGATCGATATGGAAAAAATAGGGGAGAAAGTCGACGAAGATGCTATAGCGGCCCATGCACTTTCCTTCTTCCTTGATGGAACCGAGACGTCCAGTCTTACCTTAAATTACATTGGATATGACTTGGCCGTTCATCCAGACGTTCAAGAAAAGCTGAGAAAGGAAGTCATGTCTAAGATCGAAAAACACGGAGGTTTTACGTACGAAGCATTGAAGGAGATGACGTATATGAATCAAGTGATTAGCGAATCTCAAAGATGTCACACGATTGCAGGTTTCTTGCATAAAGTATGCACAGATGAGTTCGAGCTACAAGGCTCAGATGGATTAACCTATCGTGCGAAACCTGGGATGAATATAATCATATCCTCTGATGGTCTACAGTGTGATCCAAAGTATTGGATCGATCCAGAAGTTTTCGATCCGGAACGATTCAACGAGGAGAGAAGGCAAACTGTAGAAAAAATGACATTTCTTCCTTTCAGCGATGGTCCAAGAATTTGCGTTGGAATGAGAATGGCTATGCTGCAGATGAAAGCTTGTTTGGCTTGTTTGCTGAGGAATTACAAATTGGAATTATCACCAAGAACGCAAGTCCCATTGAAAATATTGCCGAATTATTTCATGATGGAAGTAGTTGGTGGTATTTGGGTATATATCACCAAGCTTTAA
- the LOC126918981 gene encoding cytochrome P450 9e2-like, whose translation MTYPFFTLLVGAFLLLCFYLYLKHNHWKRNGIPTVKGCIPILGHLLPLMTGKMNFAKFIQGAYKEYKDYSMVGMYKGITPMLLVRDPNVVKTVLQSNFTSFHENGLKIEPDVDPLISKNPFFCYGDVWSNGRKRLTYAFSNVRLKILFASVTGVCKKFENFLNKQLQKNNKYEVELKSLFLKFTGEVVANAGFGIEGHCFEDARNANSFDQLFGDTFAESLVSIIRFYFPSINRFLKIKFLPKRLDQFFRNIVTENLEVRRKELVPRNDFLQLMIDMEKTGEHIDEEVVAAHAVSFFVDGVETSSVTLRFVGYDLAIHPDIQDKLRNEVISTIEKHGGLTYEALKDMTYMNQVISESQRCHAAICYMHKVCTEEFELQGSDGLTYRVKPGTDIFISVHGLHSDPTYWIDPEVFDPERFNEERKQTIEKMTFLPFGEGPRICVGMRMAMLQMKACLANLLRNYKLELSPKTHIPLKISANHILSEVPDGIWVYISKL comes from the coding sequence ATGACTTATCCATTTTTTACGCTCCTCGTTGGAGCTTTCTTGCTATTGTGCTTCTATTTGTATTTGAAACACAACCATTGGAAGAGAAATGGAATTCCAACTGTCAAAGGATGTATTCCAATCCTGGGCCACCTGTTACCCCTAATGACGGGAAAAATgaattttgcaaaatttattcaaGGAGCATACAAAGAGTACAAAGATTATAGCATGGTCGGTATGTACAAAGGAATAACGCCAATGTTACTTGTTCGAGATCCTAATGTAGTGAAAACCGTGTTGCAAAGTAATTTCACGAGCTTCCACGAAAATGGGTTGAAAATCGAACCGGATGTAGATCCTCTTATATCCAAAAATCCGTTTTTCTGTTACGGAGACGTATGGTCGAATGGAAGGAAACGACTAACCTACGCGTTTTCCAATGTTAGATTGAAAATCCTTTTCGCATCCGTCACCGGAGTATGCaagaaattcgaaaatttcCTGAACAAACAGCTACAGAAGAACAACAAGTACGAAGTCGAACTGAAatcgttatttttaaaattcactGGTGAAGTTGTGGCGAACGCTGGTTTCGGCATCGAAGGTCACTGCTTTGAAGATGCACGAAATGCAAATTCCTTCGATCAACTTTTTGGAGATACATTCGCGGAATCATTAGTATCTATAATCAGATTCTACTTTCCATCTATTAATCGCTTCTTGAAGATCAAATTCCTGCCTAAACGATTGGACCAATTCTTTAGGAACATCGTCACAGAAAATCTGGAAGTCAGAAGAAAGGAACTAGTACCTAGGAATGATTTCCTGCAATTAATGATCGACATGGAAAAAACAGGGGAGCATATCGATGAAGAGGTTGTAGCGGCTCATGCAGTTTCTTTCTTCGTTGACGGAGTCGAGACATCCAGTGTTACTTTACGTTTCGTTGGATACGATTTGGCTATTCATCCAGACATTCAAGATAAGTTGAGAAACGAAGTGATATCTACGATCGAGAAGCACGGAGGTTTGACGTACGAGGCATTGAAAGACATGACGTATATGAATCAAGTGATTAGCGAATCTCAAAGGTGTCACGCAGCTATATGCTACATGCATAAAGTGTGCACAGAGGAGTTCGAGTTGCAAGGGTCAGATGGATTGACCTATCGTGTAAAACCTGGCACCGATATATTCATATCCGTTCATGGATTGCACTCTGATCCTACATATTGGATTGATCCAGAAGTTTTCGATCCGGAACGATTCAACGAAGAGAGAAAGCAAACAATAGAAAAAATGACATTCCTTCCTTTCGGTGAGGGGCCACGAATTTGCGTTGGAATGAGAATGGCTATGCTACAAATGAAGGCTTGTTTGGCTAATTTGTTAAGAAATTACAAATTGGAATTATCTCCAAAAACCCACATCCCGTTAAAAATTTCGGCAAACCATATTTTATCCGAAGTACCTGATGGAATTTGGGTATATATCTCTAAGCTTTGA